TCTAGTTCATAACCAATCGGTGCTTTTGTTTCGATTAATTGGTAATCTCCTGGTGCTAAATCCGTTAGTTCAAGTTTTCCGTCTCTATCTGTAGTTAGGTTTTCAGTAACATTATTATCCTCATCAACTAATTTAAATGTCGCATCAGCAAGAGGTTCCTTGGTTTGACCATCTGTTTTAGTTAAAATAACAGAACCTGTATTCATTGTATTTACTTTCGTTACTTGAATTGGTTCTTGTTGGTTAAATTCAATGGTGAATTCGACTGGCGTTGCATCTAGCTTATACCCTGTTGGTGCTTTTACTTCCACTAATTGATAATCGCCTGGTGCTAAATCATCTATTCTTAATTGACCATTTGCTTCTGTGACAACATTTGTTTTTAAGCTTGCACCTTGTTTTGTTTGTAATTCAAACGCAGCACCTTCTAAGTTACTTCTTGATTTGCTATCTAATTTAGTTAGAACAACGCTTCCTGCTTTCGCTACATTCTCTTTAGTTAATTGTACTGCAGCTTCTTGGTTAAATTCAATGGAAAATGTGAGCGGTGTTGCATCTAGTTCATAACCTGTTGGCGCTTTTGTTTCGACAAATTGATAATCGCCAGGTGCAAGATCTGCTACTTCGATTTTACCGTCCGTGTCGGATGTTAAGCCATCTTCTATCTTGGTACCATCTGCTGTTTGCAATTCGAATTCCGCTCCAGATAATTTTGCTTTAGTTGCGCTATCTTCTTTTGTTAAAACAACACTACCAGTTGCTTGAGCATTTTCGACTGTGTAGCTTGCGACTGCACCATCTGCTAAAACGGTTACTTCTTTCCCATTTTTGTATTCATCGCTAATTGTGTAACCAACTGGTGCCTCAGTTTCCACTAACTTATATTTTCCGGATTGCAGTCCATCAAAGAGAACTTTTCCTTCTGAATTGGTTGTGCCTTCTTGCCCAGCCGTTTCGCCATCAAGCGTATACAGTTGGAATTTAGCACCATCTAATTTTTTCGTATTATCTACTTGGTCTACTTTGGTAACTTCGAGTGAACCGACTGTTGCCATTCCACTGCCACTACCAATGGTAAATGCTGGTGCGACAGATCTGCTAGCTGATTTATAGACTGCTGGTAAAGCACCATAATCATTGGCTGCAGCAGTCGCTTTATTGGTAATAATTCCTGACATCAAACTAACGGTGCTATAAGTTACTTTGATTGGAGCTGTCGCTATATAGTCCTTAAATTGAAGCGTAAAATTGTTATCTGTATACGTAATATCGTAATATTTAGAATCAATTGTCTCGCCAGTCGTACTATTAACTACTTTAAAACTACTTTTTACAACTTGGGCGCCTGTAGCTCCAGTTGTTAGTGTATCTAAAATAGTCGGATTTTCTACAGGGCGGTTGGGAGCAATATTTGCTAGCTCTACTGTCCAGTTAACTTTATTATCATAAGCTGGGTCAATACTACCTGTTTTTGAAATTGCACTATACACATGACTTGCATATGCTTGATAAGTGTAGCTTTTTTCACCTACCCCATTATCAGATACCTTGGCTATATTCGTTACATATTTATAAAAATACCAATTATCATCCGGTTTTGTACTATATTTAATAAAGACACGTGATGTCCCCATATTAGCAAATTCTAAATGTAGTTTTTGACTAGTTGTCTCCACTTTAGTTGGATAATTGTCATCACCAGAAGCAGCTAATGTCCCAGTGGAATTTAAAGGAACATATAAATTTAATAGTTCTGTTGATGAGGCGACATTTCGGTACTTTAACGAACCTTCGACATAAGATAATCCAGTTGGAATATCATCATCAAAAATTAAATTCTCATAGTCTTTGGACATCGCATTGACAGAAACAATCCAATCGATATTTCCTGTTGTTGAATTATAAGAACCGTATTTGCCGCCATTTGTCATAATGCTTGCGTTTGGTGTCATCGAAGCACTTACTTCATCGACATATTTGATTACGCCACCATCATAGTACGAAATGGATGCTTTGTTATCAATTGTTTTTGTTACATCATTTAAATCGATATTGGTTACCATATCTACTACAATTCTTTTATTGGTTACTTTATAATCTCCAATAAGCTGAATGTAAAAACCTTTTGGTGTTATATCTTTATTAATTGTATAATCTACACCTTCCGTTAGTAAAACGCGATTTGTATTGTCTGTATAGGCATAAACATCATAACTAGCTAAACTTTTTACCCCCGTAGAAAATTCATCTGTAATATTAAGATTAGTCATAGTGATTCTATCTGCATTCGCTGTAATTTTCCATGTCATCGTGTTATTAAAGTAATCGATGCTCCCTGCTTCTTTTTTCAGTAAATCAGGTTGAATCGCAATGGTTGCATCAGCAGACACACCATTTTCATCTGTAATTTCATTTTTAATATCACGATCACTAAAATCTGTTATTTTAGTAGAATAGGTAATTTGATACGCATTAGTACTTGTATCTTTATACGTTAAATCAAAGTTCCCATTGGCTGATATGGCGGATGTCTCCCAGTCACCTGACGCATCTGTTGTTCCAATAATCGGTGCTCCTGTGGTTGCATTAAATGTTACAGGGGTTATTTTAAGAGAGTCAGCCACATATTCCACATCATTATCTGCTAAAACATCCGTAAGAACCGTAGACGGAGATAATTCATCTTGATCATAGTTGAAATTAATAGTCCAGTCAATACTTTGAGTAGAGCCATTATAAGTCGCTTTTTTCTCTATATGCTT
The nucleotide sequence above comes from Listeria ivanovii subsp. londoniensis. Encoded proteins:
- a CDS encoding SpaA isopeptide-forming pilin-related protein, whose protein sequence is MRKITQWKKILIAAVIGLLVFQNVSPVLATMTEDESTQASLKVTKEDKETNEKVNGSIFEIKNKTTGETKTLSIQGNGVGTEESLSAGEYIVKEKTAAPGYTLDEKEYNVTLTDREQVVTSVSAKEATATNEEQTTKEEQSTAPDKKSVTSNNLKAAITDNIFKEVVLKDGTGTEIKTSDRIQNGSGVVLDMNFGFTGKNYKAGDTYTTVLPDAFNFGNKNLSGDFLPSTEAEWTLNVTTRELTITFLKDGVQEGDYDISISTAFKVFTASEETVQDVVFKTAGKDTVYQIEVVPVVTYPTTVSVKASPGVVNPNKVSVDAKFNLTKETDAKGELKLSDYTSGGTTTIDQSSIKVYSSDVSAGGTFIGTKKELTEGIDYTLTYATTGLTVTLNGGLAGKGYQVMYDRTINQPSTSLSYVSTQAQTMGDSGILSSNSAYVYLTMTNYKHIEKKATYNGSTQSIDWTINFNYDQDELSPSTVLTDVLADNDVEYVADSLKITPVTFNATTGAPIIGTTDASGDWETSAISANGNFDLTYKDTSTNAYQITYSTKITDFSDRDIKNEITDENGVSADATIAIQPDLLKKEAGSIDYFNNTMTWKITANADRITMTNLNITDEFSTGVKSLASYDVYAYTDNTNRVLLTEGVDYTINKDITPKGFYIQLIGDYKVTNKRIVVDMVTNIDLNDVTKTIDNKASISYYDGGVIKYVDEVSASMTPNASIMTNGGKYGSYNSTTGNIDWIVSVNAMSKDYENLIFDDDIPTGLSYVEGSLKYRNVASSTELLNLYVPLNSTGTLAASGDDNYPTKVETTSQKLHLEFANMGTSRVFIKYSTKPDDNWYFYKYVTNIAKVSDNGVGEKSYTYQAYASHVYSAISKTGSIDPAYDNKVNWTVELANIAPNRPVENPTILDTLTTGATGAQVVKSSFKVVNSTTGETIDSKYYDITYTDNNFTLQFKDYIATAPIKVTYSTVSLMSGIITNKATAAANDYGALPAVYKSASRSVAPAFTIGSGSGMATVGSLEVTKVDQVDNTKKLDGAKFQLYTLDGETAGQEGTTNSEGKVLFDGLQSGKYKLVETEAPVGYTISDEYKNGKEVTVLADGAVASYTVENAQATGSVVLTKEDSATKAKLSGAEFELQTADGTKIEDGLTSDTDGKIEVADLAPGDYQFVETKAPTGYELDATPLTFSIEFNQEAAVQLTKENVAKAGSVVLTKLDSKSRSNLEGAAFELQTKQGASLKTNVVTEANGQLRIDDLAPGDYQLVEVKAPTGYKLDATPVEFTIEFNQQEPIQVTKVNTMNTGSVILTKTDGQTKEPLADATFKLVDEDNNVTENLTTDRDGKLELTDLAPGDYQLIETKAPIGYELDTVPVDFKIDFGQQTKAQVTKINTKKVVSGSITVEFIDTKGNRLAEQEIHTGLVGENYKIDAKEIKNYELVKDASNKIGAYKETPQKVTFIYDKTKQPIKVNPVNPTKPTNPTNPEKPAVKDGKSVNLPSTGDEFPYEVIFTGFLVSAFALFLLRKRRQTHK